A window from Patagioenas fasciata isolate bPatFas1 chromosome 36, bPatFas1.hap1, whole genome shotgun sequence encodes these proteins:
- the TFE3 gene encoding transcription factor E3, translating to MSRGAAEGAPAPPAPPPAPPPTVLVLLEGPSGPDALRLLGLSSLLPESGIVADIEWDPSGGGGDPGDPPSDPPSDPPAADDPGDPCPGTFYSLKSQPLPHRAGPPPAPPPSRVQLRQQLMRAQAQEQERRERTGPPGTPPGPGPSPAIAVGAPPPRAPPHVPPEVLKVQTHLENPTRYHLRAAQRQQLRQFLGSARGRGPPSPAPSPAPPSPPAPLPRGSETEIDDVIDEIISLESSYEDLLSFGPAQGALPLPSTLPASGPPLEVFTPPPGGSSSCPAELPRVKAEISESEAKALLRERQKKDNHNLIERRRRFNINDRIKELGTLIPKSNDPDTRWNKGSILRAAVEYVRRLQREEQRGRELEQQQRRLERENCGLRQRLRELELQAQLHGLPLSPPAVPEVGGEEAPGDPPFTPGDPPTPQCLLDLALGEDLSPGLGLSLGGALDDILMDEGGPLSPLSPPGALLASPGPSRASSPRSSLSMEDDS from the exons atgtcccgcggggcggccgaggGGGCCCctgcgccccccgccccccccccagcgCCGCCCCCCACGGTGTTGGTGCTGCTGGAGGGGCCCAGCGGCCCCGACGCCCTCCGGCTGCTGGG GCTGAGTTCGCTGCTGCCCGAGTCGGGGATCGTGGCCGACATCGAGTGGGACCCCTCTGGCGGGGGGGgggaccccggggacccccccagcgACCCCCCCAGCGACCCCCCCGCCGCTGACGACCCCGGCGACCCCTGCCCCGGCACCTTCTACAGCCTGAAGAGCCAGCCCCTCCCCCACAG GGCCgggcccccccccgcgccccccccgtcGCGGGTGCAGCTGCGGCAGCAGCTGATGCGGGCGCAGGCGCAGGAGCAGGAGCGCAGGGAGCGGACgggcccccccgggacccccccgggccccggcccctcccccgccATCGCCGTGggggcccccccgccccgggccccCCCCCACGTGCCCCCCGAGGTGCTCAAG gtgCAGACCCACCTGGAGAACCCCACCCGGTACCACCTGCGCGCCGCCCAGCGCCAGCAGCTGCGCCAGTTCCTGGGCTCCGCCCGCGGGcgcggcccccccagccccgcccccagccccgccccccccagcccccccgccccgctgccaCGCGGCTCCGAGACCGAG ATCGATGACGTCATCGATGAGATCATCAGCCTGGAGTCCAGCTACGAGGACCTGCTGAGCTTCGGCCCGgcccagggggcgctgccgctcccCAGCACG CTGCCCGCCTCCGGGCCCCCCCTGGAGGTGTTCACGCCCCCCCCggggggcagcagctcctgcccggcCGAGCTGCCCCGCGTCAAGGCCGAGATCTCTG AGTCGGAGGCGAAGGCGCTGCTGAGGGAGCGGCAGAAGAAGGACAATCACAACCTGA TCGAGCGGCGCCGCCGGTTCAACATCAACGACCGCATCAAGGAGCTGGGGACGCTCATCCCCAAATCCAACGACCC GGACACGCGCTGGAACAAGGGCAGCATCCTGCGCGCCGCGGTCGAGTACGTGCGGCGGCTGCAGCGCGAGGAGCAGCGCGGgcgggagctggagcagcagcagcggcggctgGAGAGGGAGAACTGCGGGCTCCGGCAGCGCCTGCGG gagctggagctgcaggcgcAACTGCACGGGCTCCCCCTGAGCCCCCCGGCCGTGCCCGAGGTGGGGGGCGAGGaggcccctggggaccccccgttcaccccgggggacccccccaccccccagtgcctcctggacctggcgctgggCGAGGACCTGTCCCCGGGGCTGGGCCTCTCGCTGGGGGGAGCCCTGGACGACATCCTGATGGACGAGGGGGGGCCCCTGTCGCCCCTCAGCCCCCCCGGCGCCCTCCTGGCCTCCCCCGGGCCCTCCCGCGCCTCCAGCCCCCGCAGCAGCCTCAGCATGGAGGACGATTCCTGA
- the GRIPAP1 gene encoding GRIP1-associated protein 1, which translates to MAQALSAEEFQRLQGQLLELRTENYRLADELRKSGAELSGLRQRVQALDKDLAKANKALSKSKKAQEVEALLGETRMLQGKLQSQEDDFRLQNSTLLRELAKLCAQIEGLEQENRRLRGGEPPGSPSAPPTSAEPPQDGAPPPPTDAPPEPPQELQPPEGGAEGEAPPGEPPTLDAQAELTRLQTEVAELTEQLRQKQESFLQLQAEKETLLQDTRSEVESLRAQQDQELRGLQAQNQRLQRELEAAAEAERGLRESLVRELREAQEQREALDTQLQACLGEREGLRQRLAEAEEARGASERERQRAQGRVTELQDALGAAERQRELQENEGRALQQELRDVRDGQRILEKKGSAALKDLKRQLQLERRRGDRLQERLQELLASPRPRAGLEELGLDGGSPGRGPGGDSSSLSSLGRDGSAPGSTKSGSGSPGGGSGGGVPAGGGLSPAEVAELFQRLAQSQQERWLLEEKVRHLEVSSASMAEDLCRKSAIIQSFVRDSRLEAAGPPGLPRRGGGPGEEGLREMNKKLQNMLEEQLTKNLHLGQDLEALTQELARLSKEREAPPPGPP; encoded by the exons ATGGCGCAGGCGCTGTCGGCCGAGGAATTCCAGCGGCTGCAG gggcagctgctggagctgcgcACCGAGAACTACCGGCTGGCGGACGAGCTGCGGAAGAGCGGCGCCG AGCTGTCGGGGCTGCGGCAGCGGGTGCAGGCGCTGGACAAGGACTTGGCCAAAGCCAACAAG GCGCTCAGCAAGAGTAAGAAGGcgcag GAGGTGGAGGCGTTGCTGGGGGAGACGCGGATgctgcaggggaagctgcagagccaggaggaCGATTTTCGGCTGCAGAACAGCACCCTGCTGCGCGAGCTGGCCAAG CTGTGTGCGCAGATCGAGGGGCTAGAGCAGGAGAACCGGCGCCTGCGGGGGGGGGAACCCCCGGGATCCCCCAGCGCCCCCCCGACCTCTGCGGAGCCCCCCCAGGAtggggcccccccgccccccacggATG cccccccagagcccccccaggagCTGCAGCCGCCAGAGGGGGGGGCTGAGGGTGAGGCcccccctggggaacccccaacCCTCGATGCTCAG GCGGAGCTGACGCGGCTGCAGACCGAGGTGGCTGAG CTGACGGAGCAGCTGCGGCAGAAGCAGGAGAG TTTCCTGCAGCTGCAAGCGGAGAAGGAGACGCTGCTCCAGGACACTcg gAGCGAGGTGGAGTCGCTTCGTGCACAGCAGGACCAGGAGCTGCGGGGGCTCCAGGCCCAGAACCagcggctgcagcgggagctggaGGCGGCGGCTGAG GCGGAGCGGGGGCTGCGCGAGAGCCTCgtccgggagctgcgggaggcgcAGGAGCAGCGCGAAGCCCTCGACACccagctgcag gcgTGTTTGGGGGAGCGCGAGGGGCTGCGGCAGCGCTTGGCGGAGGCTGAGGAGGCGCGAGGGGCCAGCGAGCGGGAGCGGCAGCGGGCGCAG GGCCGCGTCACTGAGCTCCAGGACGCACTGGGGGCCGCTGAAcggcagcgggagctgcaggagAACGAGGGGCGGGCGCTGCAACAG GAGCTGCGGGACGTGCGCGATGGGCAGCGCATCCTGGAGAAGAAGGGCAGCGCCGCG CTGAAGGACCTGAAGCGGCAGCTGCAGCTGGAGCGGCGCCGGGGGGATCGCCTGCAGgagcggctgcaggagctgctggcctCGCCCCGCCCCCGCGCCG ggctggaggagctggggctggacGGGGGGTCCCCTGGGCGGGGACcagggggtgacagcagcagtttGTCCTCGCTGGGCCGCGACGGCTCCGCCCCCGGCAGCACCAAG tcaGGCTCAGGCAGCCCTggggggggcagcggcgggggggTCCCCGCAGGGGGGGGTCTGTCCCCTGCCGAGGTGGCCGAGCTGTTCCAGCGCCTGGCACAGAGTCAGCAGGAGCGGTGGCTGCTGGAGGAGAAG gtgcgccacctggaggTGAGCAGCGCGTCCATGGCCGAGGACCTGTGCCGCAAGAGCGCCATCATCCAGAGCTTCGTGCGCGACAGCCGCCTGG AGGCCGCGGGCCCCCCCGGGCTCCCCCGTCGGGGCGGGGGGCCGGGCGAGGAGGGGCTGCGGGAGATGAACAAGAAGCTGCAGAACATGCTGGAGGAGCAGCTCACCAAGAACCTGCACCTGGGACAG GACCTGGAGGCGCTGACCCAGGAACTGGCCCGGCTCAGCAAGGAGAGGGAGGCtccgccccccgggcccccctGA
- the TBC1D25 gene encoding TBC1 domain family member 25 isoform X2 produces MATAGGGVCAGGGAGLEEECEVVRVRVKKSEGPLPPEFRSFAVDPQITSLDVLQHILARAFDLQGKKSFSISFAARDPQGQETFVPLLSDGDLAAAFTCARPTLRLRLDVRPPAESPLLEDWDIISPREVAAAEPLPERRSLLAAALPFTQALLAQVGRTLARAQAALSWPEGSPPSPPPPPCAPLSDADLRTYLGPGGRLLRPHDLRLHVYHGGVEPGLRKVVWRYLLNVFPAGLSGQERLSHLRLKAAEYTALKAALAAHAAPAELALVAAAVRKDVVRTDRGHPYFGGPEDGHPHLAALQALLTTFALGHPRLSYCQGMSDVAAPLLAVLDDEAQAFLCFCALMRRLAPRFRPGGRGLARAFAHLRRLLRRADPPFWAFLAARGAHDLLFCYRWLLLELKREFAFEDALRVLEVTWSSLPPTPPPPEQGVPLLGAPLRTHQGLQERRGMRPRPPRRRRRRQEDEDLSGVASGQGGDVQEGPGSSSDVQGASKGSVDVPEDPTSFGDNQEKPKSSRDIQDGCKGSVDIPEVPARFGDHQQKTESSRDPQEGPKSSSNIQGGSKGSVDVPELLGSFGDDQEKLKSSSDPQGASKASTVVPEGPTGFGDNQEKPKSLSTIQEGSESSRDIPSGFTSSRGDSEKPEVFVDVQPHLDGPWNDQEGPKVTQETGGSAEVPRGTQGDPKVSNSNGQDLSGPKDVREGPVASKEVGPEPAGAEMVHGGTGALEEMSEPSCVYTGVRGDPGIPKKARRDPNTRGNPRDTRQGHSVSKKGHEGADPVEKVGRDRGASRRAGGNPQVSREVRGDPRETNEDSKEVTEVSKEVDGVPRVPREVGGTLRGVSDTIKEVSDAFRGVGDASKEVGDAPKGVGDVPQELGDTRISPREAVEDPREVGDVPKGVGDPPTSPLEAPATLQDPWGGTWAWEDSSSSSSSCSSSSEEEELGLEDDGAPLPPPAELGQGNPFLLFLCLAMLLEQRDAVMARAGDYNEVAMHFDRLVRRHQLPRVLHRAKGLFARYLEGWGGAPGGHGGSGTP; encoded by the exons ATGGCGACCGCGGGAGGCGGGGTctgcgcggggggcggggccgggctggaGGAGGAGTGCGAAGTGGTGCGCGTGCGCGTCAAG AAGAGCGAGGGGCCGCTGCCGCCCGAGTTCCGCTCGTTCGCCGTGGACCCGCAGATCACGTCTCTGGACGTGCTGCAGCACATCCTGGCCCGCGCCTTCGACCTGCAGGG GAAGAAAAGCTTCTCTATCAGCTTCGCCGCCCGCGACCCGCAGGGCCAGGAGACGTTCGTGCCGCTGCTGAGCGACGGGGACCTGGCGGCCGCATTCACCTGCGCCCGGCCCACCCTGCGCCTGCGCCTGGACGTGCGGCCCCCGGCCGAGA GCCCGCTGCTGGAGGACTGGGACATCATCAGCCCGCGGGAGGTGGCGGCAGCCGAGCCGCTCCCCGAGCGCCGCTCGCTCCTGGCGGCCGCGCTGCCCTTCACGCAGGCCCTGTTGGCACAG GTGGGCCGGACGCTGGCGCGGGCGCAGGCCGCCCTGTCCTGGCCCGAGggatcccccccgtcccccccgccgcccccctgtGCCCCGCTGAGCGACGCCGACCTGCGCACGTACCTGGGCCCCGGCGGGCGGCTGCTGCGGCCCCACGACCTGCGCCTGCATGTCTACCACGGCGGTGTGGAGCCCGGGCTGCGCAAG GTGGTGTGGCGGTACCTGCTGAACGTGTTCCCGGCGGGGCTGTCAGGCCAGGAGCGCCTGTCCCACCTGCGCCTCAAGGCCGCCGAGTACACGGCGCTGAAGGCGGCTCTGGCCGCACATGCCGCCCCGGCCGAGCTGGCGCTGGTGGCCGCCGCCGTGCGCAAGGATGTGGTGCGCACCGACCGTGGCCACCCCTACTTTGGCGGCCCCGAGGACGGGCACCCGCACCTGGCGGCGCTGCAGGCCCTGCTCACCACCTTCGCGCTGGGCCACCCGCGCCTCTCGTACTGCCAGGGCATGTCGGACGTGGCGGCCCCGCTGCTGGCCGTGCTGGACGACGAGGCGCAGGCGTTCCTCTGCTTCTGCGCCCTCATGCGCCGCCTGGCGCCGCGGTTCCGCCCCGGTGGCCGCGGCCTGGCCCGCGCCTTCGCCCACCTGCGCCGGCTGCTCCGCCGCGCCGACCCGCCCTTCTGGGCCTTCCTGGCGGCTCGCGGCGCCCATGACCTGCTGTTCTGCTAccgctggctgctgctggagctcaAGCGCGAGTTCGCCTTCGAGGACGCGCTGCGTGTGCTGGAGGTCACCTGGAGCTCGCTGCCCCCCACCCCGCCGCCCCCCGAGCAGGGTGTCCCGCTGCTGGGGGCTCCGCTGCGCACgcaccaggggctgcaggagcGCAGGGGGATGCGGCCACGGccaccgcggcggcggcggcggcggcaggaggaTGAGGACCTCAGCGGAGTGGCCAGCGGTCAAGGTGGGGACGTCCAGGAGggtcccgggagctccagcgatGTCCAGGGTGCTTCCAAAGGCTCTGTGGATGTTCCGGAGGATCCCACCAGCTTCGGTGACAACCAGGAGAAGCCAAAAAGCTCCAGGGACATCCAAGATGGTTGCAAAGGGTCTGTGGACATCCCAGAGGTTCCTGCCAGGTTCGGCGACCATCAGCAGAAGACAGAGAGCTCCCGTGATCCACAGGAGGGGCCCAAGAGCTCCAGCAACATCCAAGGTGGTTCCAAAGGTTCCGTGGATGTCCCAGAGCTTCTCGGCAGCTTTGGTGATGACCAGGAGAAACTGAAGAGCTCCAGCGACCCCCAAGGTGCCTCCAAAGCCTCCACTGTTGTCCCAGAGGGTCCCACCGGCTTTGGTGACAACCAGGAGAAGCCAAAGAGCTTGAGCACCATCCAAGAGGGTTCTGAGAGCTCCAGGGACATTCCCAGTGGCTTCACGAGCTCTCGGGGTGACAGCGAGAAGCCCGAGGTCTTCGTGGATGTCCAACCTCATCTCGATGGCCCCTGGAATGACCAAGAGGGTCCCAAGGTCACCCAGGAGACTGGTGGCAGTGCTGAGGTCCCCAGGGGTACCCAAGGGGACCCCAAAGTGTCCAACAGCAATGGCCAAGACCTCAGTGGCCCCAAAGACGTCAGAGAAGGCCCTGTTGCGTCTAAGGAGGTTGGCCCAGAGCCTGCTGGTGCTGAGATGGTGCACGGAGGTACCGGTGCTCTTGAGGAGATGAGTGAACCATCCTGTGTCTACACGGGGGTTCGTGGAGACCCTGGCATCCCCAAGAAGGCCAGAAGGGACCCCAACACCCGTGGCAACCCCAGGGACACTCGCCAAGGTCACAGCGTTTCTAAGAAGGGGCATGAAGGTGCCGACCCCGTGGAGAAGGTGGGACGTGACCGTGGTGCGTCCAGGAGGGCCGGAGGGAACCCCCAGGTGTCCAGAGAGGTGAGAGGAGACCCCAGAGAGACCAACGAGGACTCCAAAGAGGTCACTGAAGTCTCCAAAGAAGTCGATGGAGTCCCCAGGGTGCCAAGAGAAGTTGGTGGCACCCTCAGAGGAGTTAGTGACACCATCAAAGAGGTTAGTGATGCCTTCAGAGGGGTTGGTGATGCCTCCAAAGAGGTTGGTGATGCCCCTAAAGGGGTTGGTGATGTCCCCCAAGAGCTTGGTGACACCCGTATTTCCCCCCGGGAGGCGGTTGAAGACCCCAGGGAGGTTGGAGATGTCCCCAAAGGGGTCGGtgacccccccacatcccccctggAGGCCCCCGCCACCCTCCAGGACCCCTGGGGCGGTACGTGGGCCTGGGAGGActcgtcctcctcctcgtcctcgtGCTCCTCGTCctcggaggaggaggagctggggctggaggacGACggggcgccgctgccgccgcccgccGAGCTGGGCCAGGGGAACCCGTTCCTGCTGTTCCTGTGCCTGGCCATGCTGCTGGAGCAGCGCGACGCCGTCATGGCGCGCGCCGGCGACTACAACGAGGTGGCCATGCACTTCGACCGCCTGGTGCGGCGGCACCAGCTGCCGCGCGTCCTGCACCGCGCCAAGGGGCTCTTCGCCAGGTACCTCGAGGGCTGGGGAGGGGCCCCGGGCGGGCATGGGGGCAgtgggaccccatag
- the TBC1D25 gene encoding TBC1 domain family member 25 isoform X1 translates to MATAGGGVCAGGGAGLEEECEVVRVRVKKSEGPLPPEFRSFAVDPQITSLDVLQHILARAFDLQGKKSFSISFAARDPQGQETFVPLLSDGDLAAAFTCARPTLRLRLDVRPPAESPLLEDWDIISPREVAAAEPLPERRSLLAAALPFTQALLAQVGRTLARAQAALSWPEGSPPSPPPPPCAPLSDADLRTYLGPGGRLLRPHDLRLHVYHGGVEPGLRKVVWRYLLNVFPAGLSGQERLSHLRLKAAEYTALKAALAAHAAPAELALVAAAVRKDVVRTDRGHPYFGGPEDGHPHLAALQALLTTFALGHPRLSYCQGMSDVAAPLLAVLDDEAQAFLCFCALMRRLAPRFRPGGRGLARAFAHLRRLLRRADPPFWAFLAARGAHDLLFCYRWLLLELKREFAFEDALRVLEVTWSSLPPTPPPPEQGVPLLGAPLRTHQGLQERRGMRPRPPRRRRRRQEDEDLSGVASGQGGDVQEGPGSSSDVQGASKGSVDVPEDPTSFGDNQEKPKSSRDIQDGCKGSVDIPEVPARFGDHQQKTESSRDPQEGPKSSSNIQGGSKGSVDVPELLGSFGDDQEKLKSSSDPQGASKASTVVPEGPTGFGDNQEKPKSLSTIQEGSESSRDIPSGFTSSRGDSEKPEVFVDVQPHLDGPWNDQEGPKVTQETGGSAEVPRGTQGDPKVSNSNGQDLSGPKDVREGPVASKEVGPEPAGAEMVHGGTGALEEMSEPSCVYTGVRGDPGIPKKARRDPNTRGNPRDTRQGHSVSKKGHEGADPVEKVGRDRGASRRAGGNPQVSREVRGDPRETNEDSKEVTEVSKEVDGVPRVPREVGGTLRGVSDTIKEVSDAFRGVGDASKEVGDAPKGVGDVPQELGDTRISPREAVEDPREVGDVPKGVGDPPTSPLEAPATLQDPWGGTWAWEDSSSSSSSCSSSSEEEELGLEDDGAPLPPPAELGQGNPFLLFLCLAMLLEQRDAVMARAGDYNEVAMHFDRLVRRHQLPRVLHRAKGLFARDAVGLHKDLVGPHRDAVGLHRDLVGPYRDAVGPYRDVVGPHRDPTGMWWDSTGVWGDVVGTHGDLWGDVGTP, encoded by the exons ATGGCGACCGCGGGAGGCGGGGTctgcgcggggggcggggccgggctggaGGAGGAGTGCGAAGTGGTGCGCGTGCGCGTCAAG AAGAGCGAGGGGCCGCTGCCGCCCGAGTTCCGCTCGTTCGCCGTGGACCCGCAGATCACGTCTCTGGACGTGCTGCAGCACATCCTGGCCCGCGCCTTCGACCTGCAGGG GAAGAAAAGCTTCTCTATCAGCTTCGCCGCCCGCGACCCGCAGGGCCAGGAGACGTTCGTGCCGCTGCTGAGCGACGGGGACCTGGCGGCCGCATTCACCTGCGCCCGGCCCACCCTGCGCCTGCGCCTGGACGTGCGGCCCCCGGCCGAGA GCCCGCTGCTGGAGGACTGGGACATCATCAGCCCGCGGGAGGTGGCGGCAGCCGAGCCGCTCCCCGAGCGCCGCTCGCTCCTGGCGGCCGCGCTGCCCTTCACGCAGGCCCTGTTGGCACAG GTGGGCCGGACGCTGGCGCGGGCGCAGGCCGCCCTGTCCTGGCCCGAGggatcccccccgtcccccccgccgcccccctgtGCCCCGCTGAGCGACGCCGACCTGCGCACGTACCTGGGCCCCGGCGGGCGGCTGCTGCGGCCCCACGACCTGCGCCTGCATGTCTACCACGGCGGTGTGGAGCCCGGGCTGCGCAAG GTGGTGTGGCGGTACCTGCTGAACGTGTTCCCGGCGGGGCTGTCAGGCCAGGAGCGCCTGTCCCACCTGCGCCTCAAGGCCGCCGAGTACACGGCGCTGAAGGCGGCTCTGGCCGCACATGCCGCCCCGGCCGAGCTGGCGCTGGTGGCCGCCGCCGTGCGCAAGGATGTGGTGCGCACCGACCGTGGCCACCCCTACTTTGGCGGCCCCGAGGACGGGCACCCGCACCTGGCGGCGCTGCAGGCCCTGCTCACCACCTTCGCGCTGGGCCACCCGCGCCTCTCGTACTGCCAGGGCATGTCGGACGTGGCGGCCCCGCTGCTGGCCGTGCTGGACGACGAGGCGCAGGCGTTCCTCTGCTTCTGCGCCCTCATGCGCCGCCTGGCGCCGCGGTTCCGCCCCGGTGGCCGCGGCCTGGCCCGCGCCTTCGCCCACCTGCGCCGGCTGCTCCGCCGCGCCGACCCGCCCTTCTGGGCCTTCCTGGCGGCTCGCGGCGCCCATGACCTGCTGTTCTGCTAccgctggctgctgctggagctcaAGCGCGAGTTCGCCTTCGAGGACGCGCTGCGTGTGCTGGAGGTCACCTGGAGCTCGCTGCCCCCCACCCCGCCGCCCCCCGAGCAGGGTGTCCCGCTGCTGGGGGCTCCGCTGCGCACgcaccaggggctgcaggagcGCAGGGGGATGCGGCCACGGccaccgcggcggcggcggcggcggcaggaggaTGAGGACCTCAGCGGAGTGGCCAGCGGTCAAGGTGGGGACGTCCAGGAGggtcccgggagctccagcgatGTCCAGGGTGCTTCCAAAGGCTCTGTGGATGTTCCGGAGGATCCCACCAGCTTCGGTGACAACCAGGAGAAGCCAAAAAGCTCCAGGGACATCCAAGATGGTTGCAAAGGGTCTGTGGACATCCCAGAGGTTCCTGCCAGGTTCGGCGACCATCAGCAGAAGACAGAGAGCTCCCGTGATCCACAGGAGGGGCCCAAGAGCTCCAGCAACATCCAAGGTGGTTCCAAAGGTTCCGTGGATGTCCCAGAGCTTCTCGGCAGCTTTGGTGATGACCAGGAGAAACTGAAGAGCTCCAGCGACCCCCAAGGTGCCTCCAAAGCCTCCACTGTTGTCCCAGAGGGTCCCACCGGCTTTGGTGACAACCAGGAGAAGCCAAAGAGCTTGAGCACCATCCAAGAGGGTTCTGAGAGCTCCAGGGACATTCCCAGTGGCTTCACGAGCTCTCGGGGTGACAGCGAGAAGCCCGAGGTCTTCGTGGATGTCCAACCTCATCTCGATGGCCCCTGGAATGACCAAGAGGGTCCCAAGGTCACCCAGGAGACTGGTGGCAGTGCTGAGGTCCCCAGGGGTACCCAAGGGGACCCCAAAGTGTCCAACAGCAATGGCCAAGACCTCAGTGGCCCCAAAGACGTCAGAGAAGGCCCTGTTGCGTCTAAGGAGGTTGGCCCAGAGCCTGCTGGTGCTGAGATGGTGCACGGAGGTACCGGTGCTCTTGAGGAGATGAGTGAACCATCCTGTGTCTACACGGGGGTTCGTGGAGACCCTGGCATCCCCAAGAAGGCCAGAAGGGACCCCAACACCCGTGGCAACCCCAGGGACACTCGCCAAGGTCACAGCGTTTCTAAGAAGGGGCATGAAGGTGCCGACCCCGTGGAGAAGGTGGGACGTGACCGTGGTGCGTCCAGGAGGGCCGGAGGGAACCCCCAGGTGTCCAGAGAGGTGAGAGGAGACCCCAGAGAGACCAACGAGGACTCCAAAGAGGTCACTGAAGTCTCCAAAGAAGTCGATGGAGTCCCCAGGGTGCCAAGAGAAGTTGGTGGCACCCTCAGAGGAGTTAGTGACACCATCAAAGAGGTTAGTGATGCCTTCAGAGGGGTTGGTGATGCCTCCAAAGAGGTTGGTGATGCCCCTAAAGGGGTTGGTGATGTCCCCCAAGAGCTTGGTGACACCCGTATTTCCCCCCGGGAGGCGGTTGAAGACCCCAGGGAGGTTGGAGATGTCCCCAAAGGGGTCGGtgacccccccacatcccccctggAGGCCCCCGCCACCCTCCAGGACCCCTGGGGCGGTACGTGGGCCTGGGAGGActcgtcctcctcctcgtcctcgtGCTCCTCGTCctcggaggaggaggagctggggctggaggacGACggggcgccgctgccgccgcccgccGAGCTGGGCCAGGGGAACCCGTTCCTGCTGTTCCTGTGCCTGGCCATGCTGCTGGAGCAGCGCGACGCCGTCATGGCGCGCGCCGGCGACTACAACGAGGTGGCCATGCACTTCGACCGCCTGGTGCGGCGGCACCAGCTGCCGCGCGTCCTGCACCGCGCCAAGGGGCTCTTCGCCAG GGACGCAGTGGGACTCCATAAGGACCTGGTGGGACCCCACAGGGACGCAGTGGGACTCCATAGGGACCTGGTAGGACCCTACAGGGACGCAGTGGGACCCTATAGGGATGTGgtgggaccccatagggaccccacagGGATGTGGTGGGACTCCACAGGGGTGTGGGGGGATGTGGTAGGAACCCACGGGGACTTGTGGGGTGACGTGGGGACCCCGTAG